In the Malania oleifera isolate guangnan ecotype guangnan chromosome 1, ASM2987363v1, whole genome shotgun sequence genome, one interval contains:
- the LOC131160520 gene encoding uncharacterized protein LOC131160520, whose translation MESLSRFMKYSEFVRKPSTTHWLLSVPVFSLLLLLSYSSWLSFFLRVSFRFECSFFSTVVPIQQLFSHSIDKNCMFLLCNGILAFLAAANSGLVSSTTTTAAATTTSESDHHVQLVSVILENKEASVMDTSSVEINAAVENPCFMQEEPRGEAANIIIEEEEEGEEEEEEGEEELEEEEGEQEGSIQPFSTEDEKEKEVEEEEEEEEEEGEQEGSIQPFSTEDEKEEEEEEEEERNGLSTEELNKKFEDFIRRMKEELRIEAQRQLVMV comes from the coding sequence ATGGAGAGTTTGAGTCGGTTCATGAAATATTCTGAGTTTGTAAGGAAGCCCAGTACCACCCACTGGCTTCTTTCAGTTCCTGTGTTTTCACTACTGCTGCTGCTTTCCTACTCATCGTGGCTGTCTTTCTTCCTCCGGGTTTCGTTTAGATTTGAGTGCTCCTTCTTCTCCACAGTTGTTCCTATTCAGCAGTTGTTCAGCCACAGCATTGACAAGAACTGCATGTTCCTCCTCTGCAATGGAATCCTGGCTTTCCTCGCCGCAGCCAACTCTGGTTTAGTCAGCTCTACTACCACTACTGCTGCTGCTACTACTACATCAGAATCTGATCATCATGTTCAATTAGTGTCAGTAATATTGGAGAACAAGGAAGCATCTGTGATGGATACCAGCAGTGTGGAGATTAATGCTGCTGTGGAGAACCCGTGCTTCATGCAAGAAGAGCCCAGAGGAGAAGCCGCAAACATAataattgaagaagaagaagaaggagaagaagaagaggaagaaggagaagaagaattagaagaagaagaaggagagcaAGAAGGAAGCATTCAACCTTTTAGCACAGAAGATGAGAAGGAAAAAgaggtagaagaagaagaagaagaagaagaagaagaaggagagcaAGAAGGAAGCATTCAACCTTTTAGCACAGAAgatgagaaagaagaagaagaagaagaagaagaagaaagaaatgggTTGAGCACCGAAGAATTGAACAAGAAGTTTGAAGATTTTATTAGAAGGATGAAGGAAGAACTCAGGATCGAAGCTCAGAGACAGTTGGTCATGGTTTAG